The following proteins are encoded in a genomic region of Oceaniferula marina:
- the trpB gene encoding tryptophan synthase subunit beta yields MSATTSTERLPDAHGHFGTYGGMFVPETLMDPMQTLAEEYEKTKLDPEFQKELDYLLRQYCGRPTPLYFAERWTEKLGGAKIYLKREDLLHTGAHKINNAIGQILLAKRLGKKRIIAETGAGQHGVATATVCARFGMECIVYMGAVDMERQALNVARMELLGAKVVPVTSGQATLKEAVNEALRDWVSSVEYTHYILGSALGSHPFPMMVRDFHRVIGLEAREQILEQEGRLPDLLVACVGGGSNAIGLFHPFIGDESVRMMGVEAGGDGIIPERHAARFQGGKLGVLQGSKTWLLANEDGQIELTHSVSAGLDYAAVGPEHAYLKDIGRAEYSYATDDEALAAFKELAETEGILPALESSHAMAYVSKTAPSMSEDSVIIANLSGRGDKDVEQAAKYLLK; encoded by the coding sequence GTGTCAGCGACAACCTCAACAGAACGACTCCCCGATGCTCACGGGCACTTCGGAACCTATGGCGGGATGTTTGTCCCGGAAACCTTGATGGACCCGATGCAAACGCTTGCGGAGGAATACGAAAAAACCAAGCTGGACCCCGAATTCCAAAAGGAACTCGACTATTTGCTGCGGCAATACTGCGGCCGTCCGACACCTCTGTATTTTGCCGAACGCTGGACCGAGAAGCTTGGTGGCGCCAAAATCTATCTCAAGCGAGAAGACCTACTTCACACCGGTGCCCATAAAATCAACAATGCGATTGGTCAGATTCTTTTGGCGAAGCGTTTGGGCAAAAAGCGGATCATTGCAGAAACCGGGGCCGGGCAACACGGTGTGGCCACCGCCACGGTGTGTGCCCGATTTGGTATGGAGTGTATCGTTTACATGGGAGCGGTCGATATGGAGCGCCAGGCATTGAATGTGGCCCGGATGGAATTGCTCGGGGCCAAGGTCGTTCCTGTGACCAGTGGTCAGGCGACTCTCAAGGAGGCCGTGAATGAGGCCTTACGTGATTGGGTTTCCAGTGTGGAATACACTCATTATATCCTTGGCTCTGCCTTGGGCTCTCACCCGTTCCCGATGATGGTGCGCGATTTTCACCGGGTGATCGGCCTGGAGGCCCGCGAGCAGATTCTTGAGCAGGAAGGTCGACTCCCCGATTTATTGGTCGCCTGTGTCGGTGGTGGATCCAATGCGATCGGCTTGTTTCATCCTTTTATCGGTGATGAATCGGTCCGTATGATGGGTGTTGAGGCTGGTGGAGACGGTATTATTCCCGAGCGGCATGCCGCTCGATTCCAAGGTGGAAAGCTTGGAGTTCTGCAAGGGTCGAAAACCTGGTTGTTGGCAAATGAGGATGGACAGATTGAATTGACTCACTCGGTCAGCGCCGGACTTGATTACGCCGCCGTTGGACCGGAACATGCCTACCTCAAAGATATCGGCCGGGCTGAGTATTCTTACGCAACGGATGACGAGGCATTGGCCGCATTCAAAGAGCTTGCTGAAACCGAAGGGATCTTACCAGCTTTGGAAAGTTCCCACGCGATGGCTTATGTCTCCAAAACCGCTCCATCAATGTCAGAGGACAGCGTGATTATCGCCAATCTATCAGGGCGGGGTGATAAGGACGTCGAGCAAGCTGCCAAGTACTTGCTTAAGTAA